One Salvia miltiorrhiza cultivar Shanhuang (shh) unplaced genomic scaffold, IMPLAD_Smil_shh original_scaffold_455, whole genome shotgun sequence genomic window, AAATGCATcggatttatttttaagaaaataaactcATACCTTTCGAGTggaatcatcaatgaaggttATGTAGTATTCCGAGCCACCAAGGGATTTTACAGGCGCCGGTCCCCATAGATCACTATGGACCAGCTCCAGCTTCTGCGTCTTCAAGGTTCTGCCGCCTCTCGAGAAGCTTACCCTTTTCTGCTTTCCGAACAGGCAATCCTCGCACAGGCCAACTTCAATAGTTTCCAGGCCAGGCAGCCTACCCTTCGAACACATTATCTTCATCCCCTTTTCGCTCATGTGGCCAAGCCGACAATGCCACAAATCTGCATTGTTCACTCCTCCTGCAAGATCAATGcaatctttggagttagttgtcATATACAACGTGCCCTCCTTCTTTCCACGAGCTATAATCATAGCTCCCTTGATTATCTTCCAATTACTGCAGCCAAATGTCACTGTGTAGCCCTCTGCATCAAGCTGCCCAATTGAAAGTAAGTTCCTTTTCAGTCCAGGAATATGTCTGACTTGATTCAGCTTCAACTCGGATCCGTTGGATGTCACAACTCGCACATCTCCCTTTCCCACGATTTTCAGGGGCTCATCATCAGCAAGATACACCTGTCCAAAATCGCCAGAgacataattttcaattatatcttCATTACTGCATGAATGGAAAGACGCTCCAGAATCCAGCACCCACGACTCCATCGGACTGGTCACGCTCAGGACCAATGCCTCGCCTACATCTTCTGTTGTGGCTGCGTTCGCTGTCTTTTTGTGATCCTTTTTCTTCGGTGGCGCTTTACACTGATTCTTAAAGTGCCCGAACTCTTCACAGTTCCAGCACTGGATTGAACCCTTATCCGTCCTGGATTGGCTCTTTCCTCTGGACTTTGACCTTCCCCTGTTCTGCCTTCCTTTCGATCTTCCTCGATATTCCGTGTTCAGTGCAGTCCCTGACCCTGAAGTAGATGGAGATTCTTTCATGCGAATCTCCTCGCTGATCATCAGATCTCTTACTTCGTCAAAGCGCAACTTTGCCTTTGCCGATGAAGCGCTAACTGCTGTCACTGTTCCGGCCCAACTTTCTGGCAAAGAAGATAGCAATATTAGGGCACAAACTTCATCATCAAACTCGATCTCCACCGAGCTCAGCTGTGTGGTGATCATATTGAACTCGTTCAAATGATTCTGCACTGGTGTGCTCTCGGACATTTTTAGATTGAACAATCGTCTCATCAAATGTACTTTGTTTGCAGTTGATGGTTTCTGGTACATCTCCGCCAGAATCGCCAATATCTCCTTTGTTGACTTTGCTCCAGTCGTGTGGTAGGCAACGTTCCTGGACAGCGATAAACGTATTGCACTCATCGCCTTTCTGTCCAGCAGCTcccactcgtccggatccatcttATCTGGTTTTTCTTTGAGGGGCTGATGTAGATCTTTTCCATAAAGGTAATCCTCGATCTGCATCTTCCAGAAACCGAAATCCGTACCATCGAACTTCTCAATCGTAATCTTTCCGTCGCCCATCGTAACTGCTCCCAATTGATAAACAAGATAATTTTCTCAAAGTAATTCTTTTCTGATGTGGAGGTTCAGTAAttactgcaaccacagagcatattAATAATTACAAAAGAACAATCACTGTTCGCAACGAAATCACTATtcacgatgaatagtaaaagcACAAGAAAATTATCAGACCGCCACAAACGTGactctgataccagttgttgggaaatatacacaaatacttccgcccattatcaaatcgaaagcaatatcaatgatataaattatctaagacggaaaaaaataatgacaccgatatttaacgtggttcggccaaactgcctacgtccacggacccaccccaatatattagagaatctcacaaaggaggagtacaacaataccacactgtattttgtatcttgcctacacagaggctatctctcgactcacttttatcactcgtgtttaACTTcgacactgaagttttctctcactatATTTTCTCACTCTCTAACACTTCTTTCACAAGACTTCTTTTGTGAATTTGGGATACGCTTCAAGTTGCTGCGATGCACATATTTATAGCCTCCATTTGTTGATTCCACCTCACATCCCAACTTTCTCAAAGTTGATTCCACCTCACATCCCAACTTTCTCAAAGTTAATGGGGCTGCACTTTCCTCTTTGGTGGTGGCAAAGTTGTGGTGGTGGCAAACAACTTTCTCAAAGTTAATGGTGGTGGAGCCTCCATGTTTTGGCTAACAATTTTAGAGGTTATGATGGGATGATAGTATATGACACGTTGTGTTGGGGAAGAATGAAATGTAAATTTGCTTCAAAACTCTAAATGCAGATTGACAAataatctgaaaaaaaaaaaattcaaattcacttttttttgtttttgttttttttttctcatcgCTTTCTCCCTACCAAACCCTGTTTGCAGATGGCCTCAAAATGTACCGCGAAGCTCCTCCATTCCATGGTAGAATTTAAAATgtcaagtaaataaagaaaagtaATGAAGAACTTTGGGCGCCCGTGGCCTAATGGATAAGGCGTCTGACTTCTAATCAGGCGATTGTGGGTTCGAGTCCCACCGGGCGTGTTTTTTTTCAAgtcgaattttttatttttgttttcaataAATCTATATCCAGCCAGTGGCCacccataaattaattaaataagaaaaaaacaatttatttaatattttttaaatgaaaataagatttagttatctcataaaaaataatggTTTTATAAGACAAAACACACACGCGTTTtaaagggttttttttttttttcaaaaaaaaaaatctaaggaaaaataattttttaacatttgGTGTTTTAAACATCACTGTCGTCTCTTTACTCTCTTATCCAAGTGAAATACCAAAAACTTATAGTCCAATAGTTCTATGAATGTGATATAAAACTTACAAAATCAATGTtcattaatttttcttttcagattttgaatattttttgtaatttagtTACATCACTTTAATTTTTGTGATGTATtgacaaagtttttttttttttttaaataatcgctcgtttaaaaaaaaaaaaaaacttgcgtGTGTGAATTGGTCTAATAATTAATGTTAAGAGGCCAAaagttttttgtaaatttttttcttatttttgcccAATTTAAAAGAAGTGCATGAAATTTCGTCAAAAAAAGAAGTGAAAGATTGTTGAATGATCTCCTACAATTAAAAAACAAGAATAAAACATAGCTTGATTTAAAGAAGAAAAGTTGTTGGTTTTCAATCGCCATCTCCACCCGAAAATCAAAAACCCACGTGAAAGATTGTTGAATGATCCACTGCCGTTCCATTACTTTTCTGGCTAATCCAAATCCTGCtaaataaattatcaatttcCTCGCGATCAATTTTCCGCAACTCCTCACTCGCACGCGGCGACAAACCGCGATTACCATATGCGTGCACGTACAGATTTGCACGCAGTAACCATCAAGATTTGCCGATATTTGAAGTGAGTTTTTGCTTGTCAATTGAAAAATGGCCGCCTCTTGTTGCTCCACTGCTGCCGTCTTCTCGATCTCCCGCCCCCAAACTCGGCAGCGATTTGTCTCAGCGAGTCAATTGCCGCAGAGCAACCGCCTCGGGCTCTCGATTTGGGATCAGAGGAGACTCGAGGCCCGAAAATCAGTGCGTGCCTCCAGCCTTGGGGATAGCAAAAGTAAGTTCTTTCAATATTGGAGATTTTTCTCTTATTGAATTTAGTTCGATTAACGTGATTTGTATTTGCACTTGTTAGTGATCTGATGATTATTGTTCGTGATCTTGGGAAATATGGCGTAAATTAAATGTATCTTAGTTGTGTCGTTTATGTGATGCCTTGATCTAAATGTTTCTATGATTCTAGGTTACCCTTAGATCTTGGAAAGTAGAATCTGATTTATATAGTAAATTCCAGCATAAATAATTAGAGTTCTTGTTTCCGTCATATCGTATAACTACAAAGGAATGAATCAACATTACACTTTTTGTAAAGCATAACTGATGAAAGGGAGTCTTGATTATCACAACCTTGGTGTCACACACACACTCGTCCATGTATAATGTCGGTAACCTTTGCTGTGGTTAGTAGATTTGATTTTCTTGACTGGTGGGCATGGTTTGTTTTGTCTGATTCGTTTCGTTATGATGTTTCTGTTAGGCAGCTGCCATAGTTTTGGACTTGTATTATATGAATTAGAAGACTAATGCAGGCAGTAGTGTTGCTACATGAAGCTTTCTGCTTTTGTGTTTGGCTTAATCATGAATGTTAAGAATTTCAGATAAGTCGAAGAACAGTAAAAATGTAAATGATACTGGAATTAAAAATTACGGTCTAACTCTCAGGTCATGCCATTTTGGAGGTTATAAGCAACTGACTAATTTATTATCTGCTTTTATTACTTAATAATTATGAGTTTAGGATATCTGCAAACCTAATTCATGTATCAGGTTTCTACTTTAGCTGCTTCAGGTTGAAACCTAGAGGCTATTATGGTCAGCTGATTCGTGTTGCTTTATGTCTTGTCACTTTTGGATATTGCTGTTATGAACTCTCTTTTCTTAAAGCATTTGATTTGGTGGGATTAGTGCTTATTAGGACTTAGTGTAGTTGAAAAATCTCAAATATAAATATGAGGTGTACAAATCGGATCAAGTGTTGCAGCACATTCTCATTGCCTTAGTTTGCTTTGTAAGTTTACTGTTGCTAATTCTTTTTACCCTGTTTGATACTGACATGTAGCCAACTTCAAAGTGAATGATAAAAACTGAAATGAAGTTAACATGGTATAAATGCATCTATGTTACTGGTGGTATAGTTGGAAATTGGAATGATAATGCAGAAATTAAACTGATTGGTGCAGATCTCCCTTTTTCTGAATACTATCAACTTTCTTCtaagtttcttttttttttctttataaaataGAGGATCAATAATGGTTTCTCATTTCCGGCATGTGGTGTTCTTCTAAGTTCTAAGCGCTTGTTTTTCTCACTTTGCAGCTGCAGCTGTGACTGGCAAATCATGGGACAAACTAATCATAGACAGCGAGTTACCTGTGCTGGTGGAGTTCTATGCCAGTTGGTGTGGACCCTGTCGCATGGTTCATCGAGTAATTGATGAGATATCCAGTGAGTACTCGGGGAGGCTAAAATGCTTTGTTCTTGATGCGGCCATTGACTCACAAGTTGCTGAAGACTACGACATCAAGGCTGTGCCAGTGGTCCTGCTGTTCAAGAATGGTGAAAAACGCGACACTGTTATCGGCACCATGCCTAAAGATTTCTATGTGGCTGCCATTGAAAGGCTTCTGTCTTCATAGATCTCTGATTTGGCTATCAAGATGGAAAGATACAAATTTGAATATCCTAATTTGAGGCAAAGTACCGTTAGCCCGGCTGTGATCTTTCAAGCAAAACTCTCTCTCTAGTTTTGCCACTTTTGTGTGTACAGGTTTTGGTGTACCCAACTGTTTCTGCTATCAAGAATGTGAAGATTCGtttatttatgttcttgttcTTGTTTTATGATTTTAGTTTATATGGATTGGATCTGGTAAGGATTGAGATGGATGTCATGTCACTTATTTTGGTGGGTGGCAACTgacaacaataaaaataaaaataaagaaacaaatTCCTAAAAATAAATATCTTGAATTTAATTAAGTCATTCATCAATTTGCATCAAAATAATCTTTACATATGAATCCACCTCAATGCTCCAATGGGTAATCTATAGAGATATTATTCACATGTTTCCCGAAAGAGAAGAATGTTCCCCAAGAATGGAGAAGGGATCTTTGGACATTTCCTCCTATGTTAAGGAACAAATAAAGAGGGATATATGTGACTTAaatgtagggatgtcaatgcagcccgaaacccgtgggccgacccgaataacccgacaaaattagagggttagggttgaaaaatcgcaacccgaaaaaacctccaacccgattagcccgcacccgactaacccggaacccgatagggctagcccgaaaacccgatgggctggcccggtgggctgacggaattgtgactgatgcatccagttacaacttctgctatgtttagatctgtggtatttgcttaaatatatatatgtagcctcattaaaaaaagtgaaattaattagttagaatatatatgtgtgtgtgtgtgtgtgcaatctcat contains:
- the LOC131004781 gene encoding thioredoxin M3, chloroplastic; amino-acid sequence: MAASCCSTAAVFSISRPQTRQRFVSASQLPQSNRLGLSIWDQRRLEARKSVRASSLGDSKTAAVTGKSWDKLIIDSELPVLVEFYASWCGPCRMVHRVIDEISSEYSGRLKCFVLDAAIDSQVAEDYDIKAVPVVLLFKNGEKRDTVIGTMPKDFYVAAIERLLSS